A genome region from Ctenopharyngodon idella isolate HZGC_01 chromosome 5, HZGC01, whole genome shotgun sequence includes the following:
- the tor4ab gene encoding torsin family 4, member Ab → MDVQVEKERGDEEKEEGQRTSIFSPQLKAMMRIKKKYLKRSNSVKLAVNSAASDPKSPQTRKFKRRKSRVLFPNDTLIKPKKERSRAKPFLVLFSVIVFVQVYNAIENLDDHVVKYDLEGLERTLHREVFGQPEALEELMDHLNDYLSTYAHQQPLALSLHGASGIGKSHLGRLLVRHFRSVVEDKLVVHYLSKHHCPLKEAAQHCASALARRITEVVTQAEEEEQIPFFILDDVELMPPPLLDILQTFLQSDQTNEFLNVVYIFLSSLGQSEITAHVLQNASTAGAHKPLRRALSLIHPLWTEPAVELIPLSLLEREHIIQCFLEEMTLEGFYPDLSHVERLADELAYHRAAGRQYAKTGCKQVVGKVNLL, encoded by the exons ATGGATGTTCAGGTGGAAAAGGAGAGAGGAGATGAGGAAAAAGAAGAAGGGCAAAGAACGTCTATCTTCTCCCCGCAGCTGAAAGCCATGATGCGAATCAAGAAGAAGTATCTAAAGAGATCTAATTCAGTCAAATTGGCTGTCAACTCAGCTGCCTCTGATCCTAAGAGCCCCCAAACCAGAAAGTTCAAGCGAAGGAAGTCCCGTGTGCTGTTCCCTAATGACACTCTGATCAAGCCAAAGAAAGAGCGCAGCCGAGCGAAACCTTTCCTAGTGCTCTTTAGCGTGATCGTCTTCGTCCAG GTCTACAACGCCATTGAGAATCTGGACGACCATGTTGTGAAGTACGATCTTGAGGGTTTGGAGAGGACGTTGCACAGGGAGGTGTTTGGCCAGCCAGAGGCGCTAGAGGAGCTAATGGACCATCTGAACGATTACCTGTCCACTTATGCCCACCAGCAGCCCCTCGCCCTGTCTTTGCACGGGGCGTCTGGTATCGGGAAAAGCCACCTGGGTCGCCTACTGGTACGGCACTTCCGCTCCGTGGTGGAGGACAAGCTAGTGGTGCATTATTTATCCAAACACCACTGCCCCCTAAAGGAAGCAGCGCAGCACTGCGCCTCCGCACTTGCTCGGCGTATAACTGAGGTAGTGACTCAAGCCGAGGAAGAGGAGCAGATTCCCTTCTTCATTCTGGATGACGTAGAACTAATGCCGCCTCCGCTGCTGGACATCTTGCAGACGTTTCTTCAGTCAGATCAGACGAATGAGTTTCTCAATGTGGTTTACATTTTCCTCAGCAGTCTGGGGCAAAGTGAGATCACAGCTCATGTTCTTCAAAACGCCTCCACCGCTGGAGCCCATAAACCACTCCGACGGGCCCTGTCTCTCATCCATCCTCTATGGACGGAGCCAGCGGTCGAGCTTATACCTCTTTCCCTGCTGGAGCGGGAACACATCATTCAGTGCTTTTTAGAGGAAATGACCCTGGAAGGGTTTTACCCCGACCTCAGTCATGTAGAGAGACTGGCGGATGAACTGGCCTATCACAGAGCGGCTGGAAGACAGTATGCAAAAACTGGATGCAAACAAGTAGTGGGAAAAGTTAACCTGCTTTGA